A segment of the Cohnella algarum genome:
GTCGGCGATATGGGTATGCGCGTCCACGAACGCCGGAATGACGAGGCCGCCCTTCAGGTCGATGCCGTGCTCGCGCGGCTGCCGCTCGATGGCGGCGATTTTGCCGTTTTCCACAATCAGCGTCGCGTTTTCGATCAGCTCCAGCTCGGGGCCCGCCGCGACTGTTCCGTTCACATAGACTTCCATTCCACGTTCACCTCGTTCGTTTCGATGTTTAGCGGATTCCGCGCCAGCATGTCCTCGATTTCCTCCGCGGACGGATAGTGGACGGAGCTGCCCGAACGGCTTACGGCCACCGCCGAAGCCGCCGTCGCGTAGCGGACCGCCTGGCGGATGTCTCGCTCCTCCAGATAGCGGTTGACGAACGCGCCCGCGAAAATATCGCCCGCCGCGAGCGAGTTGCTCGTCAGCACGCGGACCGACGGGCTGACGATATACCGTCCGTCGCCGTATGCCGCGCTCCCCTGGCGCCCTCTCGTGCAGACGACGACGCGGGGGCCCCAATCGGCGATGCGCGCCAGCTTTTCGCGGAGCTCGTCTTCTTCGGGTCTTAACAAATGGACCGCCGCTTCGTTGGCGAACACGATATCGATGTTGCCGAGCGCGTTTTTGACGCCTTCGACGCCCCAGCGCCGCACGGAGGACGGCTCAAGATCGATGGATCGGGAAATGCCGAGCCTTCCGCACTCGGTCAGCAGGCAATCCACGTAAGGTTCCAAAAACAG
Coding sequences within it:
- a CDS encoding carbohydrate kinase family protein; the encoded protein is MKQQRILTFGNVVMDGLFILPRMPGYDEKTFAETVSWSPGGPAVHFAAASAKLGSRANVLGWAGDDSMGWQVQNILETKGVEPSLHRILNTQTPTSIIMVDRTGEKAVLLSPPIEPSRLPAPEEVAAFDLSRTDHLHTHLFLEPYVDCLLTECGRLGISRSIDLEPSSVRRWGVEGVKNALGNIDIVFANEAAVHLLRPEEDELREKLARIADWGPRVVVCTRGRQGSAAYGDGRYIVSPSVRVLTSNSLAAGDIFAGAFVNRYLEERDIRQAVRYATAASAVAVSRSGSSVHYPSAEEIEDMLARNPLNIETNEVNVEWKSM